One Paraburkholderia agricolaris genomic region harbors:
- a CDS encoding squalene/phytoene synthase family protein — MNFDEYCQQKAAPPGSSTYYALRQAPAASQPLLTALFALRREFEETVKEISDPAIGRTKLAWWQNELAALASGSPSHPVSKALAAYLPDVQAVYPELQALLAGFEMDLDQARYLDYPNLRRYVQGVGGTFASLVARATAKNAVDASSWAAPLGEALQLAQFVVETGNDARHGRIYIPVDEMQRFNVTAADLINRKYSDAFTDLMRFETRRARDAVQAARAAMPAHERRTQRTLVAQAALALALLDEIERDGYHVLHQRIALTPIRKLWLSWRAR, encoded by the coding sequence GTGAATTTCGACGAATACTGCCAGCAGAAAGCGGCGCCGCCCGGATCGAGCACTTACTATGCGCTTCGGCAGGCACCCGCGGCAAGCCAGCCGCTCCTGACCGCGCTGTTCGCGCTGCGCCGCGAATTCGAGGAAACCGTAAAAGAAATCAGCGATCCGGCAATCGGCCGCACCAAACTCGCGTGGTGGCAAAACGAGCTCGCCGCACTGGCTTCGGGCTCGCCGTCGCATCCGGTTTCAAAGGCACTGGCGGCTTATCTGCCCGACGTGCAGGCCGTCTATCCGGAGTTGCAGGCGTTGCTCGCCGGCTTCGAAATGGACCTCGACCAGGCACGCTATCTCGACTACCCGAATCTGCGGCGCTATGTGCAGGGTGTAGGCGGCACCTTTGCGTCGCTGGTCGCGCGCGCGACGGCAAAAAACGCCGTAGATGCGTCAAGCTGGGCGGCACCGCTCGGCGAGGCGCTACAGCTTGCGCAGTTCGTTGTCGAAACCGGCAATGATGCACGTCACGGCCGCATCTATATTCCGGTCGATGAAATGCAGCGCTTTAACGTCACTGCCGCCGACCTGATCAACCGGAAATATTCCGACGCCTTTACCGATCTGATGCGCTTCGAAACCAGGCGGGCTCGCGATGCGGTGCAGGCAGCACGCGCCGCCATGCCCGCGCATGAGCGACGCACGCAGCGCACGTTGGTCGCGCAAGCGGCACTCGCTCTCGCGCTGCTGGATGAGATCGAACGTGACGGTTATCACGTACTGCATCAACGCATTGCGTTGACGCCGATCCGCAAGCTCTGGCTTAGCTGGCGCGCCAGGTAA
- a CDS encoding ATP-binding protein has translation MRIDRRLLTLAFGGLFWRTFLLIALLIAVSLAAWFQSFRVIEREPRAQRVALQLVAIVKLTRTALLYSDPDLRRALLQDLESNEGVRVYPRETTDKYKLQPDESLNRLIEHDIRGRLGDDTVIAQSVNDIPGVWISFKIDDDDYWVALDRDQLDNATGLQWAGWGVFALALSLFGAAFITSLVNRPFARLAMAARKVGSGQSPEPLPERGMGVAAETNRSFNQMVQDLEQLEADRALMLAGISHDLRTPLARLRLETEMSPSDQSTKDAMVDDIEQMDMIIGRFLDYARPVQRVPEPVDLSVIAGELAARMQSEDSMRLITRLAPSAVIEADETDMRRVVGNLLENARKYGLSDGDGIPHVILETRVSHSRVELSVVDEGPGIPEDQLALVTRPFYRVNSARTQANGTGLGMAIVQRLVGRYRGALRLRNRTPGPGLEVTIEFPLAKGA, from the coding sequence ATGCGGATCGACCGGCGCCTCCTGACGCTCGCGTTCGGCGGCCTTTTCTGGCGGACCTTTCTGTTGATCGCGCTGTTGATCGCAGTCAGTCTCGCCGCGTGGTTCCAGAGCTTTCGAGTGATCGAACGCGAGCCGCGTGCGCAGCGCGTGGCTTTGCAACTGGTCGCCATCGTCAAGCTCACGCGCACCGCACTCCTCTATTCCGATCCCGACCTGCGGCGCGCCTTGCTGCAGGATCTGGAGAGCAATGAAGGGGTGCGCGTGTACCCGCGCGAAACCACCGACAAGTACAAACTCCAACCCGACGAGTCGCTGAACCGGCTGATTGAGCACGACATTCGCGGCCGCCTCGGCGACGACACGGTCATTGCGCAGAGCGTCAACGACATTCCGGGCGTCTGGATCAGCTTCAAGATCGACGACGACGATTACTGGGTGGCGCTCGACCGCGATCAACTGGACAACGCAACGGGCCTGCAATGGGCCGGCTGGGGGGTGTTTGCGCTGGCGCTCTCGCTGTTTGGCGCGGCCTTCATTACCAGTCTCGTGAACCGTCCATTTGCCCGGCTCGCGATGGCTGCGCGCAAGGTCGGCTCGGGCCAGTCACCGGAGCCGCTGCCCGAGCGCGGCATGGGCGTGGCTGCCGAAACCAACCGCAGTTTCAACCAGATGGTGCAGGATCTCGAACAACTCGAGGCCGACCGTGCGCTCATGCTCGCGGGTATCTCTCACGATCTGCGCACCCCGCTTGCACGGCTACGGCTGGAAACCGAGATGAGCCCGTCCGACCAGTCCACCAAGGATGCGATGGTGGACGACATCGAGCAGATGGACATGATCATCGGCCGGTTCCTCGATTACGCCCGTCCGGTGCAGCGTGTGCCGGAACCGGTCGATCTGTCGGTGATCGCGGGCGAACTCGCGGCGCGGATGCAAAGCGAAGACAGCATGCGCCTGATCACGCGGCTCGCGCCCTCGGCGGTGATCGAAGCGGACGAAACCGATATGCGGCGCGTGGTGGGCAATCTGCTGGAGAACGCGCGCAAGTACGGTTTGAGCGATGGCGATGGCATCCCGCACGTGATTCTGGAAACGCGGGTGTCGCACTCGCGCGTCGAACTGTCCGTGGTCGATGAAGGGCCCGGCATTCCGGAAGACCAGCTAGCCCTTGTCACGCGGCCGTTCTACCGGGTGAACTCGGCGCGCACCCAGGCGAACGGCACGGGCCTCGGCATGGCAATTGTGCAGCGGCTGGTAGGCCGTTATCGCGGCGCGCTGCGCCTGCGCAATCGCACGCCGGGTCCGGGTCTGGAGGTCACCATTGAATTTCCGCTCGCAAAAGGCGCTTGA
- a CDS encoding DUF1501 domain-containing protein encodes MKRRSFLSMGAAASATLWLPRAFGAQMATPGGSANRGYSNLLILVELKGGNDGLNTVIPFADPTYYQLRKNIGIKREQAIQLDERTALHPSLQPLMPLWQSRQLAIVQGVSYAQPNLSHFRSIEIWDTASRSDQYLREGWLTRAFAQTPVPTGFAADGVVIGSAEMGPLANGARAIALVNPEQFVKASRLATPVSLHERNPELAHILDVENDIVKAADRLRPTQGQAQLKTTFPGGAFGSSIKTAMQVLAAGDTPQGQPRNGQGVAVIRLTLNGFDTHQNQPGQQAALLKQLAEGFASMKSALVELGRWNETLVMTYAEFGRRPRENQSNGTDHGTVAPHFVMGGRVRGGLYGVPPVLARLDGNGNLPVGVDFQQLYATVLGPWWGLDSSAILQQRFEPLPLLRV; translated from the coding sequence ATGAAACGACGCAGCTTTCTCTCGATGGGCGCGGCCGCCAGCGCAACGCTCTGGTTGCCGCGCGCCTTTGGTGCGCAGATGGCGACGCCCGGCGGCTCAGCGAATCGCGGTTACAGCAACCTGCTGATTCTCGTCGAACTGAAAGGCGGTAACGACGGTTTGAATACCGTGATTCCGTTTGCCGATCCCACTTACTATCAGCTACGAAAAAACATCGGCATCAAACGCGAGCAGGCGATTCAGCTCGACGAGCGCACTGCCTTGCATCCGTCATTGCAGCCGCTGATGCCGCTTTGGCAAAGCCGCCAACTGGCGATCGTGCAGGGCGTGAGCTACGCGCAACCGAACCTGTCGCATTTCCGTTCGATCGAAATCTGGGACACCGCGTCGCGTTCGGACCAATACCTGCGCGAGGGCTGGCTCACCCGTGCGTTCGCGCAGACGCCGGTACCTACCGGTTTTGCCGCCGACGGCGTGGTGATCGGCAGCGCCGAAATGGGGCCGCTCGCCAACGGCGCGCGTGCGATCGCACTGGTTAATCCGGAGCAATTCGTCAAAGCCTCGCGCCTCGCCACGCCGGTGTCGCTGCACGAGCGTAATCCGGAGCTGGCGCACATTCTCGACGTCGAGAACGACATCGTGAAAGCCGCCGACCGTCTGCGTCCTACGCAAGGTCAGGCGCAATTGAAGACGACGTTTCCCGGCGGTGCGTTCGGCAGTTCGATCAAGACGGCAATGCAGGTGCTCGCCGCCGGCGATACGCCGCAAGGGCAGCCGCGTAATGGACAAGGCGTCGCCGTGATCCGGTTGACGCTGAACGGGTTCGATACGCACCAGAACCAGCCCGGCCAGCAGGCGGCGCTGCTCAAGCAACTCGCCGAAGGGTTTGCGTCGATGAAGTCGGCGCTGGTGGAACTCGGCCGCTGGAATGAAACGCTGGTGATGACCTATGCCGAGTTTGGCCGGCGCCCGCGTGAGAACCAGAGCAACGGCACGGACCACGGCACCGTGGCGCCGCATTTCGTGATGGGCGGGCGAGTGCGGGGCGGTTTGTATGGCGTGCCGCCGGTGCTCGCGCGGCTCGACGGCAACGGCAACTTGCCGGTCGGCGTCGATTTCCAGCAACTCTACGCGACCGTGCTCGGACCCTGGTGGGGGCTCGATTCGTCCGCGATCCTGCAGCAGCGGTTCGAGCCGCTGCCCTTACTGCGCGTCTGA
- a CDS encoding peroxiredoxin: MKTVGDKLEAFTVTAAKPGFNDYEENGISAFEEITEQSFPDKWKIIYFYPKDFTFVCPTEIVEFARLAKDFEERDAVLLGGSVDNEFVKLAWRRENKDLNKLNHYSFGDVKGELIDQLGVRDKEAGVALRATFIVDPDNTIQHVSVNNLNVGRNPGEILRLLDALQTYEESACNRPVGGSTL, translated from the coding sequence ATGAAAACCGTCGGCGATAAACTCGAAGCGTTCACCGTGACTGCCGCCAAGCCCGGTTTCAACGATTACGAAGAAAACGGCATATCGGCGTTCGAAGAGATCACCGAACAGTCGTTTCCCGACAAGTGGAAAATTATCTATTTCTACCCGAAGGATTTCACGTTCGTGTGTCCGACGGAGATCGTTGAATTTGCCAGACTCGCGAAGGATTTTGAGGAGCGCGACGCAGTGCTGCTCGGCGGCAGCGTCGATAATGAGTTCGTCAAGCTGGCATGGCGCCGCGAGAACAAGGATCTGAACAAGCTCAACCACTATTCGTTCGGTGACGTGAAAGGCGAGTTGATCGACCAGCTCGGTGTGCGCGACAAGGAAGCCGGCGTGGCGCTACGCGCGACGTTTATTGTCGATCCGGACAATACGATTCAGCACGTCTCGGTCAATAACCTGAACGTCGGCCGCAACCCCGGAGAAATATTGCGTCTGCTGGATGCACTGCAAACTTACGAAGAGTCCGCTTGCAACCGCCCCGTCGGCGGATCGACGTTGTGA
- a CDS encoding DUF1800 domain-containing protein, whose amino-acid sequence MNVLTGGKGRRWLAVTATALAAATWCASAPAVQQGATHVPHNKHRAASAASSVVSAEQDVLDADDARFFLTRVGFAPDSGEVAQYVGLTREQAVDKVLATVRTEAVTPLPEWVLEPIPTRDIRKTWTDDQRRDEQRQRGQRYEILRAWWVREMLSTPSPLTERMTLFWHNHFTSGQDKVAYPQEMAQQNMLLRRDALGNFGELLHDVAKDPAMLQYLDGASNRKGKPNENFAREVMELFTLGEGHYTQRDVSEAARAYTGWSLDPDTQAYVWRANQHDDGNKTVLGQTGPFEGDQVLDILLARPETATFVTTKLWREFVSDTPDPARIAPIAAQFRASHYDIKVALRGLFMSDAFWDDSDRGVLVKSPAEFVVGTLRAFDIGYDNTAPFAAEIRTLGENLFYPPNVKGWPGGTIWINSSTLLARKQFVEQLFRATETAGPRRTGNPMNPKIAATGAPGKMQANPQMQRAMARVGQPTQGGVRFDIDTWLAQYNAAPTAKPGLSVELQLQHAVLPLTPVDAIATDSTASAYLEALLMDPAYQLK is encoded by the coding sequence ATGAACGTGCTGACAGGCGGTAAGGGTAGACGCTGGCTAGCAGTGACGGCCACTGCGCTCGCAGCCGCGACCTGGTGTGCGTCGGCGCCGGCCGTGCAGCAAGGCGCCACTCATGTCCCCCACAACAAGCATCGTGCGGCGTCTGCCGCATCCTCCGTTGTCTCCGCCGAACAGGACGTTCTCGACGCCGATGATGCGCGCTTCTTCCTGACGCGAGTCGGTTTCGCGCCCGATAGCGGCGAGGTCGCGCAATACGTTGGGCTCACGCGCGAGCAGGCCGTCGACAAGGTACTGGCAACAGTCCGAACCGAAGCCGTGACTCCGCTGCCTGAATGGGTGCTCGAGCCGATCCCGACGCGCGACATCCGCAAGACGTGGACGGACGATCAACGCCGCGACGAGCAGCGGCAGCGCGGCCAGCGTTACGAAATATTACGTGCATGGTGGGTGCGCGAGATGTTGAGCACGCCGTCGCCGCTGACCGAACGCATGACGCTCTTCTGGCACAACCACTTCACGTCAGGGCAGGACAAGGTCGCGTATCCGCAGGAAATGGCGCAGCAGAATATGCTGTTGCGCCGCGACGCGCTCGGCAACTTCGGCGAACTGTTGCACGACGTCGCGAAAGATCCGGCGATGCTGCAATACCTGGATGGCGCGAGCAATCGCAAGGGCAAACCCAACGAAAATTTCGCGCGCGAGGTGATGGAGCTGTTTACGCTCGGCGAAGGGCATTACACCCAGCGCGACGTATCGGAAGCCGCGCGTGCCTACACGGGGTGGAGCCTCGACCCCGATACGCAGGCGTACGTGTGGCGCGCCAACCAGCACGACGACGGTAACAAGACCGTGCTGGGGCAAACCGGTCCGTTCGAGGGCGATCAGGTGCTCGACATCCTCCTCGCGCGGCCTGAAACCGCGACCTTCGTCACGACCAAGCTGTGGCGCGAGTTTGTCTCCGATACCCCGGATCCCGCCCGCATCGCACCGATCGCCGCGCAGTTTCGCGCGAGTCACTACGACATCAAGGTCGCGCTGCGCGGCCTCTTCATGAGCGACGCGTTCTGGGACGACAGCGATCGCGGCGTGCTGGTGAAATCGCCGGCAGAGTTCGTCGTGGGGACCCTGCGCGCGTTCGATATCGGCTATGACAACACGGCGCCGTTCGCCGCGGAGATCCGCACGCTCGGCGAGAACCTGTTCTATCCGCCGAACGTCAAAGGGTGGCCGGGCGGCACCATATGGATCAATAGTTCGACCTTGCTTGCGCGCAAGCAATTCGTCGAGCAACTGTTTCGCGCGACCGAAACCGCCGGTCCGCGGCGTACCGGCAATCCGATGAACCCAAAGATCGCAGCGACCGGCGCACCCGGCAAGATGCAGGCGAATCCGCAGATGCAGCGCGCGATGGCGCGAGTCGGCCAGCCGACCCAAGGTGGCGTACGCTTTGACATCGACACATGGCTTGCGCAATACAACGCCGCGCCGACGGCCAAGCCGGGGTTGTCGGTGGAGCTGCAACTGCAGCATGCGGTGTTGCCGCTCACGCCGGTCGATGCCATCGCCACCGATTCGACCGCCAGTGCTTATCTGGAGGCGTTGCTGATGGACCCGGCTTATCAGTTGAAGTGA
- the ompR gene encoding two-component system response regulator OmpR produces MPTMETKNPSKILVVDDDPRLRDLLRRYLGEQGFNVYVAENAPSMNKLWVRERFDLLVLDLMLPGEDGLSICRRLRGSNDRTPIIMLTAKGEDVDRIVGLEMGADDYLPKPFNPRELVARIHAVLRRQSPSELPGAPSETTEVFEFGEFALNLATRTLTKAGQEIPLTTGEFSVLKVFARHPRQPLSREKLMELARGREYEVFDRSLDVQISRLRKLIEPDPGSPRFIQTVWGLGYVFIPDGAA; encoded by the coding sequence ATGCCGACCATGGAAACCAAAAACCCTTCGAAAATCCTCGTCGTCGACGACGATCCGCGCCTGCGCGATCTGCTGCGCCGCTACCTCGGTGAACAGGGCTTCAATGTCTATGTTGCCGAGAACGCGCCGTCCATGAACAAGCTCTGGGTGCGTGAGCGCTTCGACTTGCTGGTGCTCGATCTGATGCTGCCTGGCGAGGACGGCCTGTCGATCTGCCGTCGCTTGCGCGGCAGCAACGACCGTACGCCGATCATCATGCTAACGGCCAAGGGTGAAGACGTCGACCGTATTGTCGGGCTCGAAATGGGCGCCGACGACTATCTGCCCAAGCCGTTCAACCCGCGCGAACTGGTCGCGCGGATTCACGCGGTGCTGCGTCGCCAGTCGCCGTCGGAGCTGCCGGGCGCGCCGTCCGAGACCACCGAGGTGTTCGAGTTCGGCGAGTTCGCGCTGAATCTGGCCACCCGCACGCTCACCAAGGCCGGCCAGGAAATCCCGTTGACCACGGGTGAGTTCTCGGTGCTGAAGGTGTTTGCGCGCCATCCGCGCCAGCCGCTGTCCCGTGAAAAGCTGATGGAACTGGCACGCGGCCGTGAATACGAAGTCTTCGACCGTAGTCTCGACGTGCAGATTTCGCGTCTGCGCAAGCTGATCGAACCGGATCCGGGCAGCCCGCGTTTCATTCAAACCGTCTGGGGCCTTGGCTACGTGTTCATTCCTGACGGTGCAGCCTGA